The region GCAGCCAGACAACGCGCAACCAGCGCACGCCCCGGCGCGGCGACCTGTGCCGCCGCGCCCTTCGCAATCCCGTTTACGAGACCGCGAACCGCAAAAGCTTGATGGCCGCAAAGTCGCTCACATCGCCGCCGACCCGTTTGGTGGCATAAAACAACACATGAGGTTTCGCCGAAAACGGATCTCGCAGCACGCGCAGATCTGGGCGCTCGGCTATGGTATAACCGGCTTCAAAATCACCAAACGCAATGGCATCTGCAGCGCTGGCAATGTCTGGCATATCTTCGGCAATCAGCACCGGATAGCCCAGAAGCCGCGCCGGTTCGCCCGCCGCCAAACCATCAGACCACAGAAAACGCCCATCCGCGTCCTTTAGCTTGCGCACCGCCCCGGCAGTTTTGGAATTCATCACAAAGCTGCCATTGGCGCGGTACTGCGCCCCCAGGGCATAGACCAAATCAATCAGCGCCTCGGCCCCGTCAAAATCGCCGTCAGCACCGGTGGCCACATAACCAATATTGCCCCAGGCCCAGCTGTCGTTATCCACCGCCGGATGCGTCAAAATGCCTGTCGGTTTGCCTGTGCCATCCCCATTGATGAACGCACCGGCCTCGGCTCGGGCAAACTTGTCAGCAATCCTCCCGGCCAACCAATTCTCCACGTCAAAGGCGCTGTCATCCAACAGGCGTTGACTGGCCTTGGGCAGGGCTGACAATTCATGCAGCGGAATGGAAATCCGCTCGATGGTCGGCGTGCCGGTTTCGGTGCTTGCGGTGGTTTCATCCGCCCAGCCCGCACCAGCATCCGTGCTGTCAATCAACACATCAAAAGAGCTGGCCTCGACATTGACAACATTGGCGATCGCCCGGATCGACGCCGTGTCTGACAGCACCGATTTGATGCTCTCTGCGGTCACCGGATCCACCAGATATCCCCCATCGCCATTCACCGTGCTGGACAGGGCTTTTTCTTCCAGCGTCAAGCCACGCAGGCCCTCGTCGTCACCACTGCGCAAATAGGTCCCAAGCGCTTTCTTATGCGGCGCTTCACCGTCGGCGGCTGCCGCCAAGGCCGGGCGGGCCATCATCACTGTCTTTCGATCCAGAATATTCATGCGTTCTTCCTGCTGTTGCAATTTGCTGTCGATACCGGCCCGAAAGCCTTTCAGTTCGCGGGCAAACCCCGCCACGGCGCTTCTCACCCCGTCGATCGGAGACACATCTTCCCCGATCCGAGCCACAGGCCCAGTTCCTGTCTCGGTCATTTCAACCCTTTCTTTTGGTTTGGTGTGGCGGCCCTAAGGCGTTGCCAGCTCTCGGCAGGCATCCTCAAACACCGCCGCCATGTCGCGCATCATCTCCGCCCCAAGGTCATCCCCCTTGGCGGCCACCCGCGCATTTGGCAACATTGGAAAGGTCACCAGCGACACCTCCCAAAGCTCCAACTCCCGCAAAAGCCTTTGGCCTTTGTCATTCTTTGCGGCTTTCACTGTCCGGTAGCCAATCGACAACCCATCAATTGCCCCGGCGGTGATCAAGGCCGCCGCCTCGCGCCCTTTGGCCACATCCGTCAGCAAGCGGCCTTTGACAAACAGACCCTGCTTGTCTTCGCGCACCTCGTCCCAGATGCCTATCGGCTGCGCTGGATCATGCTGCCACAGCATTTTCACAGAGCGCCCGGCCGCCATGAGCTTTTGCAATGATGCCGCATAGGCCCCGGTTTGCACCACGTCGCCGCCTTGATCCGCGCGACCAAACAACGAAGCATAGCCCTGGATGACCGCGCCATCCGCTACCGTCAATCCTTCGCCGAACCGGGCAAATTTCTGTTCCAATTCCATCATATCTCCTCCTCGTCCCCCCTAAGGCGCAGCCTGCATCACCGATTGAAAGGCCT is a window of Cognatishimia sp. WU-CL00825 DNA encoding:
- a CDS encoding HK97 family phage prohead protease; this translates as MELEQKFARFGEGLTVADGAVIQGYASLFGRADQGGDVVQTGAYAASLQKLMAAGRSVKMLWQHDPAQPIGIWDEVREDKQGLFVKGRLLTDVAKGREAAALITAGAIDGLSIGYRTVKAAKNDKGQRLLRELELWEVSLVTFPMLPNARVAAKGDDLGAEMMRDMAAVFEDACRELATP
- a CDS encoding phage major capsid protein; the encoded protein is MTETGTGPVARIGEDVSPIDGVRSAVAGFARELKGFRAGIDSKLQQQEERMNILDRKTVMMARPALAAAADGEAPHKKALGTYLRSGDDEGLRGLTLEEKALSSTVNGDGGYLVDPVTAESIKSVLSDTASIRAIANVVNVEASSFDVLIDSTDAGAGWADETTASTETGTPTIERISIPLHELSALPKASQRLLDDSAFDVENWLAGRIADKFARAEAGAFINGDGTGKPTGILTHPAVDNDSWAWGNIGYVATGADGDFDGAEALIDLVYALGAQYRANGSFVMNSKTAGAVRKLKDADGRFLWSDGLAAGEPARLLGYPVLIAEDMPDIASAADAIAFGDFEAGYTIAERPDLRVLRDPFSAKPHVLFYATKRVGGDVSDFAAIKLLRFAVS